The following is a genomic window from Anaerolineales bacterium.
CTGTACGCTTGGGCGAAGGCCGCGAACTTCTGTGGGTCGTGCCCAAACCAGGTGCGCAGCTCCGCCGAAGGCGCAATGTCTTTCAGCCACAGATCCAACCTGGCGGCCGGCTTGCTTACGCCGCGCGGCCAAAGCCGGTCCACCAGCACGCGAGTGCCGTCGTCCTTGGCGGGCTCCGCATAGATGCGTTTTAGTTTGAACATTGTGATCCCTGATGCGTGGTTCAGGCTGGCGCCTGGATCACGCATCAGCGATCACAATTGGGCTTGGGTGACTTTGAGTTTGCCCTCTTCGTCTTGGATCAGCTCGCCCACCGGGATGACCGTGTCGTGCTCAAAGACCAGCAGCGCCTGATTTTCCAGTGCCCAGCGCTGCCAGAAGCCTTTGGTGCGGATGGTTTCCAGCGGCTCCACGTCGTAGGCGGTTACCCAAGCCTTGCGCTCAAAGTGCACGGCAAAACTGGCCAGGTCATTCAGGTAGACGGCCGGCCGGGTTCCGCCTTCCAGCACCACCACCTGCAGGCCGCGGGTGTGGCCGGGGGTCACCGCCAGGCGCAGGTCTGGCGTTACCTGTGTGTCGCCGTTCAGAAGCCGCAGCTGGCCGGCCTGCCAGATGGGCACAAAGTTCTCCGGCAGGTAGGTGGCCCGCGTGCGCTCGTTAGGGTGCATGGCGTCGGCAAACTCGAGGCGCTGCACCCAATATTCGGCGTTGGGGAAAGCGGCCACGGGCTGCCCGTCTTTCAGCGTGGTGTTGCCGCTGCAGTGGTCAGCGTGCAGGTGGGTGTTGATGACGATATCCACATCTTCGGGACGCACGCCGTGTTTGGCCAGGTTCTGCAGCAAAGTACCTTCTGGATACTCCAGCCCCCACTGGCGGATGGCTTTGTCATTCAGCTTGTCGCCCAGACCGTTATCCACCACGATGGTCTTGCCGTCCGAGAAGATCAGCAGGCAGTGCATGCACATCGCCACCTGGTCCTGCTGGTTGGTGCTCTGATAACGGCTCCACAGCGGCCGCGGCACCAGGCCGAAAGGCCCGCCTGGGTCTACCCAGGTGGTGCCGCTGGGAACGATGTGCCACTCAAAGCCTGCCATGCGGCCTAGCCCTTCTTGCCGCGGCGGCGCTTGCGCTTGCCGCTTTTCTCGCTGCCGCCGTTGGCGCTGGCGGCCGGCTGGTTGCGGGCTGGCGCGGCAGGCGCCGGACGGCTGGGCGGCTGGGCCGGCCCCACGCTGGCCGGTTGGAAGACGAACATGCGGTTGACCATGCTGCTGCGCATGTCGGCAAACAGTTCCTGGAACATCTGGTAAGCCTTGGCCTTGTATTCCACCAGCGGGTCGCGCTGGGCGTAGGATTCCAGGCGCACCGCAATGCGCAGGGCTTCCATGCGGGTCAGGTAATCCACCCAAAGTTCGGTGAAGACGCGCAGCAAGAGCTGGCGATAGTTTTCGCTGATGGAACGCTTGCCCAGCGTGTGGATGGCCTTTTGTTTGGTGGCCTCGTCTAGGCTGCTTAATGCTTGGCCGTTCAGGTTCTGCAAAGCCTCTGCCCCCACGGCGGCTTCCAGGGCGGCCTTGCCGGTGGCGTTGAGCGCCTCGGCCCCGTTGGCGGCAATGCTGTCCCAGGCGGCCCGGCCCCAGATGGTCTGCAGCGCGGCCTGGGCCTGCTGCAGGTGGGCCAGCACGTTGTCGGTGACCTGTTCCGGTTTCAAACCTTCCAGGAACTGGGCGGCATAGTGGGTAAAGGTCAGGCGGCGCTGGCGCTGCTGCACCTGCTTGTGGGTGCGCTTGTCAAAAGCGGCCACCTGCGTTTCGGGCAGGCTGAGCAGGATGCGCAGCAGCTGCTCGTCGCTGGGGTTATCCCCTGCGCTCTGCAGGGCCGCGGCAACCTCGCGGGCGATCTGGCCCTCGCCGTTGTCGCCCAGCAGGCGCTGGCGGCGGGCGGCGAATTCCGCGCGGACTCGGGCCGCCAGGCTTTCACCCAGCGGGGCCCAGTCACTGCTGGCCAGCTCCTCGGCTTTTAGGCCCAGTTCAGTTTCCAGGCGGCGTTCCAAAGCCCCCAGCACGCGCAATACGGCCTGCTCGCGCAGGCTTTCCTCCGCCCGGCTGTAGAGCACGTCGGAAGCGGCGCTGTCGGCCAGCTGCAGGCTTTGCTGCTCTTCCTTGCTCAGTTGGAGCGGCACACGCAAAAGCGTGCTGGCTTCGCGCGCCAGGTCGGCCGCCGAGCGCGGCTGGCCCTCTTCGTCCATGCGGATGCCTTGCAGGAAGGTGTCAATCGTCTCGCCCAGGTCATTCATTTGCTGGTCCAGGCGCTCTTCGCTTTGCTCCAGCAGCGCTTCCAAGCCGCGCTGCAAATGCTCTTCTTCGGCCGTCAAAGCGTTCGAGGCGATCTGCACCAGGCCGCTTTGGGCGGAGCCGCCTTTGCGCTTGAGTTCATCCATCAGCAACTGCACGGTGTAGGAAGGCACGATCACCTGGTTTACGACCAGGCTGGGCTGAATCTGTTCCAGCCAGGCCAGCAGCTTCCACGGCCCTTCGGGGTCGTCCAGGGCGGCGGGCACGCGCTGGTGCACTTCCTCTTGCAGCATTTCCAGCACATCGTCCACCAGGTCTTCCTTGGTCATGATGCGCTCGCGCTGGGCGTAGACCGTGGCGCGCTGGGTATTGAGCACGTCGTCGTATTCCAGCAGGTGCTTGCGGGCGTCGAAGTTGGCGCCTTCCACCCGGGTTTGCGATTGTTCGATAATGCGCGAGACCAGGCCATATTCCAGCGGCACGGAGTCATCCATGCGCATGCGCTCCATCATGGCTTCCACTTGCGCGCCGCCAAACAAGCGCATCAGGTCGTCTTGCAGTGAGAGGTAAAAGCGGGAGGAGCCGGGGTCGCCCTGGCGGCCGGCGCGGCCGCGCAGCTGGTTGTCAATCCGCCGGGCTTCGTGGCGTTCGCTGCCAATCACGTGCAGGCCGCCCAGCTCTTTGACCTTGGCCATTTCCTCCACGGACTTGAGGAAGTATTCGACCTCGGCTTTGTAGATACCGTAGTCTTCCGGCTTGAGCTGCAGCAGGGCATCACGCTGCTGCTCAATGGTCATGTCGGAGGTTTCGCCCACGCCGGACTTGCGCAGCACGCGGCTGACGGCGGAGAGCACCTCTTCGGCGATCTCGCCGCCCAGCTTGATGTCCACGCCGCGGCCGGCCATGTTGGTGGCGATGGTCACTGCGCCGAAGGCCCCGGCCCCGGCGATGATCTGGCTCTCTTCGGTGTGCTTGCGGGCGTTGAGCACCGAGTGGGGCACTCCGTTGCGCAGCACGGCGGCCAGGCGCGGCGTATCTTCCGGCGCCAGGCCCAGCAGGCTGATCAAGTGCGCCAGGTTCTGCTCACTTTGCAGGTTCAGGTCCACGCCCAGCTCGCGGGCGCGCTGGCGCAGATCGCCGCTGTTGATCTTTTCCAACGGCTCCGCCAGGCTTTGCAGTTCAGGGATGATGAAGCCGTCGTCGTCTTTGTCGTTTTTCTCCAGCCACAGGGCGCGCAGCAGCATGATCTGCAATTGGCGCTGCACCGCCTCGGCCCGCAGCCGGCCAGAGAGCATGTCAGAGCTTTCCACCGATGTGGTGCCCAGCAGGATCGGCCGGCCGGTGACGTGGATGGCAATGATCTCTTTGATGATCGCGCGGATCTTGGCTTCCACGCTGCGGTAGACCACGTCAGGATAGTCTTGGCGCTTCCACAGGGCGGGCAGCTTGTCGGCGTCGCTTTTGTGCGCGTAGTAGATGACCTTGTAACCGGACTCGTCCTTGGCTTCGACGACTTCCAGTTCCGAGTCGGGGCGGTCAGCGTTGTATTCCACGTTCTGCGGCAGCGCCACCACGTCCAGCTTATAAATGTTGTCGAACTCTTCGGCTTCGGTCAGCGCCGTACCGGTCATGCCGGCCAGCTTCTCGTACATGCGGAAGTAGTTTTGGATGGTGATCGTGGCGTAGGTAACGTTCTCCGCCTGGATCTTGACGCCCTCTTTGGCCTCCACCGCCTGGTGCAGGCCGTCGGACCAGCGGCGGCCGGGCATCAGGCGGCCGGTGAACTCGTCGATGATCACCACCTGGCCGCCCTGTACCAGGTAGTCCTTGTTGCGCTTGAAGAGCAGTTGGGCGCGCAGGCCTTGCTCCACAAAGCCCAGCAAGCGGGCTTGTTCCGGGCTGATGTCTTCGGGGCGCTCCGGGTCGCGCAGCGGCGTCCCCAGCAGCTGCTCAATGTGGGCTTCGCCGATCTCGGTCAGGTTTACGCTGCGGTTCTTCTCGTCGACTTCGTAGTCTTCCGGGTTCAGCCGTTTGACCACATCCGCCACGCGCTTGTAATGCTCGGCTTCGTCATGGGCCGGGCCGGAAATGATCAGCGGCGTGCGCGCTTCATCCACCAGCACATTGTCCACTTCGTCGATCACGGCAAAGTAATGGCCGCGCTGCACGCCTTCTTCCGGCTGCATGCGCATGTTGTCGCGCAGGTAGTCGAAGCCGAATTCGTTGTTGGTGCCGTAGGTAATATCGGCGGCATAGGCTTGGGCGCGCGGCACCTGGTCCAGCTGGTGCTGGTCTTCGTGCGGCGATTCTTTGCTCAGGTTGACCATATAGGCGTAGCGCGAACTGTCGCCGCCGGAACCCATCTGCAGCACGCCTACTTTCAGGCCGAGGAAATCGAAGATCGGCGCCATCCAGCGCGCATCGCGGCGGGCGAGGTAATCGTTGACCGTGATCAGGTGCACGCCTTTGCCGGTGAGCGCATTTAAATAGAGGGGCAGGGTAGCTACGAGGGTTTTGCCCTCGCCGGTGCGCATTTCGGCGATCTTGCCCTGGTGCAGGGCCATGCCGCCCATCAACTGGACATCAAAGTGGCGCAGGCCCAGGGTGCGCTTGCTGGCTTCGCGCACCGTGGCAAAAGCCTCGGCCAGCAGCTCTTCCAGGCTCTGTCCCTGGCTCAGCCGGGCGCGGAACTCTTCGGTTTTGGCGCGCAGCGCCTCATCTGAAAGGGCTTCGTATTCAGCTTCCAGACCGTTGATGAAGTTGACCATCTCGCTGTAGGCGAGCACTGTTTGTTTGTTCGGGTCCCCCCCGATTAGCTTTGAAATTCGTTTTAACATGCGGCTTTTTGCTCCGGCGGCGATTATAGCATGCGGGCTTTTTCATTGAATGGCGCGTGATTCCATGCAGACAAGCTTAAAATATCAGCTCTTTTAAGCTTGGCGCAAAGTGTGCGTCAGGCCCGGATGCTATAATCTCTTTTGTTCCTCGGTAAGGTCTCCTAAAAAAGAAAACAACCATGTCTTTCGCCCACCTTCACGTTCACACAGAGTACTCGCTACTCGACGGATTTAGCAAAATCCCGGAACTGGTGAAGCAGGCCAAAGAGATGGGCATGCAGCACCTGGCCATCACCGACCATGGCGCCATGTACGGCGTCATCGACTTTTTTAACGCGGCCAAGGACGCCGAGATCCATCCAGTGATCGGCATGGAAGCCTACATGGCGGCGCGCGGCATGGGCGACCGCGACAGCGAACTGGACAAGCGCTCCAGCCATTTGCTGCTGCTGGCCGAAACGCAGGAGGGCTACCAGAACCTGCTCAAAATTGCCTCCCGGGCGCAGCTGGACGGCTTTTACCATTACCCGCGCATTGACCATGACTTCTTGGCCGAGCATGCCAAGGGACTGATCGCCACCACCGGCTGCCTGTCGGCAGAGATCCCACGGGCGATTATCCGCGAGAATTTGGACGATGCCCGCCGCCAGATCGACTGGTATTACCAGGTCTTCGGCCCGCACAACTTCTATTTCGAGCTGCAGAACCATCCGATTGACGAATTGAAAACGGTCAACAACGTCCTGCAAGACCTGGGCGCCTATTACGAAGCCAACTTCGTCGCCACCAACGACGTGCATTACATCCGCCCGGAAGATGCGCGCCTGCAGGACATCCTGCTCTGCGTGCAAACCGGCAGCCGCTACGGCGAAGCCCGCCGTATGCGCATGTCTGGCAGTGAGTATTACCTGCGCAGCGAGGAAGAGATGCGCCGCCTGTTCGCCGGGCACGAAGGCGCCCTGCTGAACACCGTGCGCATCGCCGAGCGCTGCCAGGTGGACCTGACGCCGGAAGGCTATCACCTGCCGCAGTTCGACGTGCCCGAGGGCTACGACACCGAAAGCTACCTGCGCATGCTGTGCGAAGAAGGCCTGGAGCGGCGTTATCCCGGCCGGGCGCACAGCGAGGAAGTGCGCCAGCGGTTGGAACATGAACTTGGCACCATCATCGGCATGGGCTTTGCGCCGTATTTCCTGATCGTCTGGGATTTGTGCCGCTTCGCCAAGCAGAAGAACATTTGGTACAACGCCCGCGGCTCGGCCGCCGGCTCCATCGTGGCTTACGCCCTGGACATCACCCTGGTGGACCCGCTGGAGCACAACCTGATCTTTGAGCGCTTCCTCAATCGGGACCGCATCAGCATGCCCGATATCGACCTGGACTTCCAGGACGACCGCCGCCACCTGATGCTGGAGTACTGCCGCCAGCGCTACGGCGACGACATGGTGGCCGCCATCATCACCTTCAACAAGCTCAAGGCGCGCGCCGCGGTGCGCGATGTGGGCCGCGTCCTGGACGTGCCGCTGACCGAAGTAGATCGCATCGCCAAGATGATCCCCAACATCCCCGGCAAGCCGGTCTCCATCGCCGAGGCGCTGGAGACCATCCCGGACTTTGCCCGCGAGTACAACACCAATTCGCAGGCCAAAGAGCTGATCGACACCGCCCAGCAGATGGAAGGCGTGATCCGCGGGGCGGGCACCCACGCCGCCGGCGTAGTGATCTCCGACCGGCCCATCATCGAATATGTGCCGCTCAACCGGCCGACCGGCAACAACGCCGATGACACGCCGATCAAACAGCTGACCCAGTTCGAAATGACCACGCTGGATTCGCTGGGCCTGCTCAAGGTCGACTTCCTGGGTTTATCGACCCTGACCATTATGGAGCGGGCCTGCCAACTGATCGCGCAGCGTCACGGCCAGCAATACGACCTGAACAACATTCCGCTGGACGACCCGCAGACCTACGAACTGCTGGGCCGCGGCGAAACCGCCGGCGTCTTCCAGTTTGAAGGCGCCGGTATGCGCCGTTGGATGATGGCGATGAAGCCCCAGGCGCTGGAAAATGCCGTGGCCATGGTGGCGCTGTTCCGCCCCGGGCCGATGGACTTCATCCCGACCTACATCAACCGCATGCACGGCAAGGAACCGGTGAGCTACGCGCATCCGGCCATGGAGAGCATTTTCGCCGAGACGTACGGCATCCCCGTCTACCAAGAGCAGCTCATGTCGGCGGTGATGCAGGTGGCGGGCTACTCCGCCTCCGAGGCGGATGACCTGCGCAAAGCGATTGCCAAGAAGATCGAAAACAAGCTGAAAAAGCACCGCAAGCAGTTTGTGCGCGGCGCCACCAAGCAAGGTATCGCCGAAAAGACCGCCGAAGAAATCTTCTCGGATTGGGAAAACTTTGCCCGCTACGGCTTTAACAAAGCGCACGCCGCCGACTACGGCGTGCTGGCTGTGCAAACCGCCTACCTCAAGGCGCATTACCCGGTGGAGTACATGACCGCCGTGCTGTCAGTGACGCTGACCGATACGGACAAGGTCGCCTATTACGCCCAAGACTGCCGCCGCATGGATATTGAAGTGCTGCCGCCGGACGTCAACTACAGCCATTGGGACTTCTCGATCCAGCAGGACGGCGAGAAGACCGCCATCCGCTTCGGCCTGGGCGCCATCAAGAATGTGGGCCATGGCCCGGTCAACGCCATCCTGACCGGGCGCGGGGACGCGCCTTTCAAAGATCTGGTGGACTTTGGCGAGCGGGTCGACCTGCGCCAGGTGGGCAAGCGCGCCCTGGAGAGCCTGATCAAGTCCGGCGCGCTGGACGCCTTCGGCAACCGCCATGCCATGCTCGAGATCCTGGAGCAGGTGGTTTCGATGAGCGCCGACCTGTTCCATGCCAGGGAAGTGGGCCAGATGAGCCTGTTTGGCGGCGATGTGGTGGCCGGCCCGCAAATCGTGCTGGCCGCCCCGCGGCCGGAAGAGGAAGAAGCCACCCGCCGCGAACGGCTGAACTGGGAGCGTGAGCTGATCGGTCTGTACGTCTCCGACCACCCGCTCAACCCGCTCCTGCCGCAGCTCAAGGAAGTCGTCACGCACTTCTCCAGCGAGCTGGCCATGCTGGAAGGTGAAGAGCGCGTACGCGTGGCCGGCATGGTCAAAAGCTGGCGCAGCTTCGCCACCAAGCGCGGCAAGATGATGGCCTTTGTGACTATTGAAGATCCCTTCGGCACCATCGACACGATCGTCTTCCCGGGGGTGTGGGAGAAGTTCGGCAACCTGGTGCAGAACGACAAAGTGCTGGTGATGGAAGGCAAGCTGGACCCGCAGAGCGGCGAGACCAAGCTGCTGGTGGACAAAGTGGACACCAACCTGAACATCACCACCCCCATGGCGGATGCCCCGCTGTCCTACCCGCCCAGCCCGCGGCCGGTCGCACCGGCCCCGGCGCTGCGCGAGCCGGACCCCGCCGAGCCGTCCAGCCTGCTGGACGCCCCGGAAGATTTTGACCTGGGCGCCATGCCAGAACCCCCAGAGTCCTTCCCGCCGGGCTGGGAGCTCTCGGTCGAAGATCATTTCCCCTTGG
Proteins encoded in this region:
- a CDS encoding DUF488 domain-containing protein, which codes for MFKLKRIYAEPAKDDGTRVLVDRLWPRGVSKPAARLDLWLKDIAPSAELRTWFGHDPQKFAAFAQAYRAELDHNPAVDTLRAAAKQQTVTLLYAAKDKQINHAVILKDYLEQKRAGS
- a CDS encoding MBL fold metallo-hydrolase; translated protein: MAGFEWHIVPSGTTWVDPGGPFGLVPRPLWSRYQSTNQQDQVAMCMHCLLIFSDGKTIVVDNGLGDKLNDKAIRQWGLEYPEGTLLQNLAKHGVRPEDVDIVINTHLHADHCSGNTTLKDGQPVAAFPNAEYWVQRLEFADAMHPNERTRATYLPENFVPIWQAGQLRLLNGDTQVTPDLRLAVTPGHTRGLQVVVLEGGTRPAVYLNDLASFAVHFERKAWVTAYDVEPLETIRTKGFWQRWALENQALLVFEHDTVIPVGELIQDEEGKLKVTQAQL
- a CDS encoding DNA polymerase III subunit alpha translates to MSFAHLHVHTEYSLLDGFSKIPELVKQAKEMGMQHLAITDHGAMYGVIDFFNAAKDAEIHPVIGMEAYMAARGMGDRDSELDKRSSHLLLLAETQEGYQNLLKIASRAQLDGFYHYPRIDHDFLAEHAKGLIATTGCLSAEIPRAIIRENLDDARRQIDWYYQVFGPHNFYFELQNHPIDELKTVNNVLQDLGAYYEANFVATNDVHYIRPEDARLQDILLCVQTGSRYGEARRMRMSGSEYYLRSEEEMRRLFAGHEGALLNTVRIAERCQVDLTPEGYHLPQFDVPEGYDTESYLRMLCEEGLERRYPGRAHSEEVRQRLEHELGTIIGMGFAPYFLIVWDLCRFAKQKNIWYNARGSAAGSIVAYALDITLVDPLEHNLIFERFLNRDRISMPDIDLDFQDDRRHLMLEYCRQRYGDDMVAAIITFNKLKARAAVRDVGRVLDVPLTEVDRIAKMIPNIPGKPVSIAEALETIPDFAREYNTNSQAKELIDTAQQMEGVIRGAGTHAAGVVISDRPIIEYVPLNRPTGNNADDTPIKQLTQFEMTTLDSLGLLKVDFLGLSTLTIMERACQLIAQRHGQQYDLNNIPLDDPQTYELLGRGETAGVFQFEGAGMRRWMMAMKPQALENAVAMVALFRPGPMDFIPTYINRMHGKEPVSYAHPAMESIFAETYGIPVYQEQLMSAVMQVAGYSASEADDLRKAIAKKIENKLKKHRKQFVRGATKQGIAEKTAEEIFSDWENFARYGFNKAHAADYGVLAVQTAYLKAHYPVEYMTAVLSVTLTDTDKVAYYAQDCRRMDIEVLPPDVNYSHWDFSIQQDGEKTAIRFGLGAIKNVGHGPVNAILTGRGDAPFKDLVDFGERVDLRQVGKRALESLIKSGALDAFGNRHAMLEILEQVVSMSADLFHAREVGQMSLFGGDVVAGPQIVLAAPRPEEEEATRRERLNWERELIGLYVSDHPLNPLLPQLKEVVTHFSSELAMLEGEERVRVAGMVKSWRSFATKRGKMMAFVTIEDPFGTIDTIVFPGVWEKFGNLVQNDKVLVMEGKLDPQSGETKLLVDKVDTNLNITTPMADAPLSYPPSPRPVAPAPALREPDPAEPSSLLDAPEDFDLGAMPEPPESFPPGWELSVEDHFPLVGNTAPPERDERQPELPTEPEGQASASQAEERVDDAPDFAAFIEPAPSLSRTRAPEPAAKQPPADLPAREADAPEIAVGGLSVATQPPEALPVAPAIVRPGAGKPAPAARAEGDSTPKMLTVYIRSTGDKHRDILAIRRIHGAIISYPGGDRFAFQVFEGRSSYLLDFPNDTTDLGDELIARLETMLGGSNFRVETITLQ